In Streptomyces sp. TLI_146, the genomic stretch GCAGATCGGCCGCGGGCGCGATCTGGGTCCCCGGTCTGCGTGCGGCCTGGCGCAACACCCCGAGCAGTGTGTCGAGCTCGTCCCGCACCCACTCCTTCCCGGCCGACGCGTCCTCGAAGCGGACGGGGGTCGCGCGCGTTGGGGCCAGGGAGTCCGCGGTGGTGCAGCCGGGGCGGGAGTGCCGGTAGGCGCCGCGTACGGTGGCCAGGCAGAAGTCGACAAGGCGGTCGAGCGCGGCGTCGGCCTCCGACGTGTACGGCTCCCGCGCTTCCTTCGCGTCCGGCACCGCTTCCTCGGCCCGGGCCCGCGCGAACAGGCGCAGCAGGTCGTGGTAGCGATAGTGGCGCTCGCCCGACGGCTCCAACAGACCCACATCCACCAGCTGTTCGAGCAGCGCCTCGGTCTGCCGCTCGTCCCGGTCCAGCAGGGAGGCGGCCATCGGAACCGACAACACCGGGCCGTCGGCGAGCGCGGCGAGGCGGAACGCCCTCGCGAGGTCGGGCGGCAGTTGGTCGTAGCTGAGCCGGAACGTCGCGTCGACGGCCAGATCGCCGATCTTGATCTGGCCGAGCCTGTGCTGCTCCTCGGTCAGCCGGTCCACGAGCCCGGCGACCGTCCACACGGGGCGCTGGGCGAGCCGCGCGCCCACGATGCGTACGGCGAGCGGCAGCCGGCCGCAGGCGGCGACCAGTTCGGCGGCGGCCTCCGGCTCGGCGGCGATCCGCGCCGGGCCGACGATCCGGGACAGCAGCGCCAGCGCCTCGTCGTCCGAGAACACGTCCAGCTCGAACGCCCGCGCCGACGGCAGGGAGAGCCTGACGCGGCTGGTCACCAGGGCGGCACAGCCCGGGGTGCCGGGCAGCAGCGGGGTCACCTGTCGGCCGTCCGCCGCGTTGTCGAGGAGCACCAGGACCCGGCGCCCGGCGAGCATGGAGCGGTAGAGCGCCGCCCGTTTGTCGAGACCGTCCGGTACGGCACCGATACCCAGGGCGCGCAGGAACCGGCCCAGGACCTCCTCCGGTTCGACGGGGTCGGCGGACGTACCGCCGAGGTCGACGTGGAGCTGGCCGTCCGGGTAGCGGTGGCGGACGCGATGGCCGGCGTGCAGGGCGAGCGCGGTCTTGCCGACCCCGCCGAGGCCCGACATCGCGGAGACGATGATCTGCGGGGAGTCGGCGTCGAGCGCGGCCAGCAGGTGCTCGACCGCGGCCGTACGGCCCGTGAAGTCCGAGGGAGGTGCGGGGAGTTGGGCGGGTGTGGGCTGCCGGTAGCCCGCGGTCCTGTCTGCTGCGGACCCGTGGGGCGCCTCCGCCCGGAGCGGATCGCCTGCCCGCGTGGCCGGGGACGGGTCGATGGCGAGGGACGGATCGGCCCGCAGCACCCGCTCGTACAGGTCGCTCAGCTCCGTACTCGGCTCCACGCCGAGTTCGGCGGCGAGCACGGAACGGCCGTCGGTATATGCGGCGAGCGCTTCGGCCTGGCGCCCGCCACGGTAGAGGGCGAGCATCAGCAGCGCCCGCAGACCCTCGCGCAGCGGGTGCTCGGCGACGAGGAGAGCCAGCTCCGGGACGCTCTCGGCGTGCTCGCCCAGCTCCAGATCGAGGCGGATACGGGTCTCCACGGCGCCCAGCCGCCGCTCGGTGAGCGCGCCCCGCAGACTGTCGGCGTGCGGCCCGGGCACGCCGGCGAGCGGTATGCCGCGCCATAACGAGAGCGCTGTGCGCAGGAGTCGGCGGGCATCCTCAGGGTCGCCGTCCCGGGCCGCTCGGGCGGCTTCGGCGACGTACCGGTCGAACCGGTCGATGTCGCAGGCGTCCTCGGCGGTCACCAGACGGTAGCCGCCGGGGGCGGAGGCCAGGACAGTCGCGGGCGTACGCGGCCGACGACCGGGCTCCAGTCTGCGGCGCAGTTCGAAGATCTGGCTCTGCAGAATGGACACGGCCCGCTTCGGAGCGGGGCGGCCCCACACACCGTCCACGAGGTCGCCGGCGGTGACGGCCCTGCCGCGCCGTGCCAGCAGCATCGCCAGGATCGCCCGCTGCTGCGGCGTCAGCGGAACGGCCTCCCCCGCACTGTCCACGACCTTGACCGGGCCGAGCAGCCCATAGCGAAGCTCGTCCATGTTCCCCCCCCGTTGCGTTCCCCGTGTTTCTCTCCGTGCCTCCACTTGCGTATCGGGCGCCGCGTGCACCTGCCTGTGGGGCGCCCGAGTCCGCCCGAGCATGGTAGAGAGCGGACCGGCACGAGCCGCAGGGGTTGGCCGCGCTCGGCGGGTCCTTCGAGGCGGCAGGTGCCCGGTCCGGGGGAGTCCGCTACCTGAACAGGCGGTCGCTGCTGGTGGCCATGCGGTGGGTGGTGCCGTGGCGGTTCACCCAGTCGCGGACGAGGTTGATGGCGTTGGCGCACTGCCAGCTGTCGTCGTATTCGCGCACTCCGGTGAAGGCGCCGTAGCCCGCGATGATGCCGTCCACGCGGGCGTCGCCCAGCAGTTTGTCGACGTACCACGGGTCGTTGTAGGTGGTCGTCCAGGACAGAGTGGCCGCGAGCCGTCCCGCGGCACGGTCCTGGGCGCCCTTCTTGAGTTCCGCGCACGTGTTCCAGGTGGCTTCCGTACAGTTGCCGAAGCCCTTGGTGATGTCGGAGTCGCCGTAGTCCATCGCCCGGTGACCGGCCGGGAATCCGGAACCGGACCGGTTGAAGGCGCCCATGACCTGGTCGCGGGTCCCGGTCGTCGTGATGCCCTCCAGCCGGCCGAGCTTGCCTTCCAGGCTCTGCCAGCCCCGGCCGCCGACGTCCGGCGTGCTGCCGCCGTGGTACTCGTAGAAACCGTAGAGCACCTGGATCCCGGCAGCCGTCAGCCGCTGCGCCTTGTCGCGCAGTCCTGCGACGCTGCACGCGCGGTTGGGCGCCTCTCCGCAGTAGTTGGGGTCCTTGATGTCCAGCCAGACCAGCGCCAGCCGGCGCCCCGCGTCGGCGTGGGAGAGGATGCGGTCGATCATGCTGTCGAAGCTGGGGCCGCGGCGGTTCTCACCGGCCGAGGAACAGTCGTGATACGCGCGCCATTCGTTGGGGTTGTACCAGGCGCAGACGTCGATCTCGATGCCGTTGGCGCCGTGCTTGAGCGCGGCGTCCACGCCGTCCAGGGTGTCGACCCGGTGCGCGATGGCGTAGATCGCCTGACGCT encodes the following:
- a CDS encoding BTAD domain-containing putative transcriptional regulator, whose protein sequence is MDELRYGLLGPVKVVDSAGEAVPLTPQQRAILAMLLARRGRAVTAGDLVDGVWGRPAPKRAVSILQSQIFELRRRLEPGRRPRTPATVLASAPGGYRLVTAEDACDIDRFDRYVAEAARAARDGDPEDARRLLRTALSLWRGIPLAGVPGPHADSLRGALTERRLGAVETRIRLDLELGEHAESVPELALLVAEHPLREGLRALLMLALYRGGRQAEALAAYTDGRSVLAAELGVEPSTELSDLYERVLRADPSLAIDPSPATRAGDPLRAEAPHGSAADRTAGYRQPTPAQLPAPPSDFTGRTAAVEHLLAALDADSPQIIVSAMSGLGGVGKTALALHAGHRVRHRYPDGQLHVDLGGTSADPVEPEEVLGRFLRALGIGAVPDGLDKRAALYRSMLAGRRVLVLLDNAADGRQVTPLLPGTPGCAALVTSRVRLSLPSARAFELDVFSDDEALALLSRIVGPARIAAEPEAAAELVAACGRLPLAVRIVGARLAQRPVWTVAGLVDRLTEEQHRLGQIKIGDLAVDATFRLSYDQLPPDLARAFRLAALADGPVLSVPMAASLLDRDERQTEALLEQLVDVGLLEPSGERHYRYHDLLRLFARARAEEAVPDAKEAREPYTSEADAALDRLVDFCLATVRGAYRHSRPGCTTADSLAPTRATPVRFEDASAGKEWVRDELDTLLGVLRQAARRPGTQIAPAADLLLALDPFGENDFLWPYLNGPAAALADAAALRGEPAAEIRARYMLGGGLWQVGRGAEGRAQVDRALALCRATGDEVMLGQLLNVSALLDVTGTTGTPRYESALALLREAVAVHVRRGNLWGELEARNNTAHPLRQLGHLSQALDCLTNALSRATPLGWTVVRVYVQTGHARTLVELGRPAEAVASYTEALDGCRAIGSEHMELLVERGLGEALHELGRYGQAAAHLERSLAGARRLGNDPLQAAVLLALGTTLSAAGHAERADASLRAAHSLHIRLGIPLPEPLAAYGTAN
- a CDS encoding phospholipase, giving the protein MTTHLRLRRGAGTRTILALVMALCGIIGATALSSTPAAAADQRQAIYAIAHRVDTLDGVDAALKHGANGIEIDVCAWYNPNEWRAYHDCSSAGENRRGPSFDSMIDRILSHADAGRRLALVWLDIKDPNYCGEAPNRACSVAGLRDKAQRLTAAGIQVLYGFYEYHGGSTPDVGGRGWQSLEGKLGRLEGITTTGTRDQVMGAFNRSGSGFPAGHRAMDYGDSDITKGFGNCTEATWNTCAELKKGAQDRAAGRLAATLSWTTTYNDPWYVDKLLGDARVDGIIAGYGAFTGVREYDDSWQCANAINLVRDWVNRHGTTHRMATSSDRLFR